A DNA window from Camelina sativa cultivar DH55 chromosome 13, Cs, whole genome shotgun sequence contains the following coding sequences:
- the LOC104738466 gene encoding putative F-box/LRR-repeat protein 23, with the protein MNDSEYRSWAELPSDLTSSILIRLGVIDILENAQKVCRSWRRVCKDPSMWRKIDMGNLLAKIIYYNDLGIMCRHAVDRSQGGLVEIYIQYICNDKLLNYIANSSSNLRSLRLVKCYTIKNNGFVDAVVKLPLLEYLEVTHLPLTGESLKIAGQSCLNLKTLKLNYSTCKRTLINGFDNNAMEIAESMPELRHLELLANSLTNTGLNAILDSCPHLEHLDLGMCFNIHFDEDLKKRCSKRIRVVKGPAI; encoded by the exons ATGAATGACAGCGAATACAGAAGCTGGGCGGAGCTTCCGTCGGACTTGACGTCATCCATCCTGATCCGGCTTGGCGTGATTGACATACTTGAAAACGCTCAGAAAGTGTGCAGATCGTGGCGTCGCGTCTGCAAAGACCCTTCTATGTGGCGGAAGATCGACATGGGAAACCTCCTAGCCAAGATAATATACTACAACGACCTCGGAATCATGTGTCGTCATGCAGTTGATCGTAGCCAAGGCGGCTTGGTTGAGATCTACATTCAGTACATCTGTAATGATAAGCTCCTCAATTACATCGCCAATAG TTCAAGTAATCTGAGAAGCCTGAGACTTGTAAAATGCTATACAATAAAAAACAATGGATTTGTCGATGCAGTTGTGAAACTTCCATTGCTTGAATATCTCGAGGTTACACACCTCCCATTGACAGGAGAGTCTCTGAAAATTGCAGGCCAGTCTTGTCTAAACCTGAAGACACTGAAGCTAAATTACAGCACTTGCAAAAGAACTTTAATCAACGGATTTGATAATAATGCAATGGAAATTGCTGAAAGCATGCCTGAACTAAGACATCTTGAGCTTTTAGCGAACTCACTGACCAACACGGGCTTGAACGCCATTCTTGACAGTTGTCCTCACCTAGAACACCTTGATTTAGGCATGTGTTTCAACATTCACTTTGACGAGGATCTTAAGAAGCGATGTTCGAAGAGGATCAGAGTTGTGAAAGGCCCGGCTATAtga
- the LOC104738468 gene encoding putative F-box/LRR-repeat protein 23, with translation MNTEDLSVDDLLTFIANRSIKLERLGRMMCHAVDLSQGGLVEINIELFGTDSLLTYIVDRSSNLRRLGLAKCDQITGMGLFSAVMKLPLLEELELSYCKIRGQNLEAIGYACPHLKTLKLNCQGYRLLPHLESNYGSVNIAKTMLDTDYQIIDIVKRMHELRHLQLFGNRLTDIGFNAILDGCPHLEHLDLRQCFNINLVGDLEKRCLEKVKVLRRPNDSTADYPYDTSVLDLPF, from the exons ATGAATACTGAAGACCTCAGCGTCGATGATCTCCTTACCTTCATCGCCAATAG atcaATTAAACTGGAACGCCTTGGACGTATGATGtgtcacgccgttgatcttagCCAAGGTGGCTTGGTAGAGATAAACATTGAACTTTTTGGCACTGATTCTCTCCTCACCTACATTGTTGATAG ATCAAGTAATTTGAGACGCCTAGGACTTGCTAAGTGCGATCAAATAACAGGCATGGGACTTTTCTCAGCGGTCATGAAACTTCCATTGCTTGAAGAACTCGAGCTTTCATACTGCAAAATCAGAGGACAAAATTTGGAAGCTATAGGCTATGCTTGCCCGCATTTGAAGACATTGAAGCTAAACTGTCAAGGCTACAGGCTGCTCCCTCACTTGGAGTCTAATTATGGTTCCGTAAACATTGCTAAAACAATGCTTGATACTGATTATCAGATCATAGACATTGTTAAAAGAATGCATGAACTGCGACATCTCCAGCTTTTTGGGAACAGACTGACAGACATTGGCTTTAACGCCATTCTCGACGGCTGTCCTCACTTGGAACATCTCGATTTACGCCAGTGTTTCAACATCAACCTCGTAGGGGATCTCGAGAAGCGTTGTTTGGAGAAGGTCAAAGTTTTGAGACGCCCCAACGACTCAACAGCTGATTACCCATATGATACCAGTGTACTCGATTTGCCTTTCTGA